The genomic segment CGTAGGCAAAAGGATAACGTTCCAATTGTGACCTGCCTCCAATAATGAAAAGAATCGTCAAGCATAGAATTGCCAACATGTAATGATGACATGTCTTGACGATAAACACAAGACAGATGAGCGAAAAACAAACGAATTTCGTGGTAAGATAAGGATGGTAGAAAAGTAGAATGAAACAGGAGTGAACAAGCCGATGGAAAAAGTAATGTTTATTGAAATAGGAATGGGCATCGACATGCATGGACAAAACGTCACCAAAGCCGCAGTCCGCGCTGTTCAAAATGCCATCCATCATAATTCGATGCCTGGACTGCGCTCTGTCCTGCCTGGAAACGATATCCATAACATGAAAGTAAATGTGAGACTGGCCGTCCCTGCTGACAAGGACAAGCTCGACTTGGAAACGGTTCGTAAGGCACTGCCTTACGGGGAAGTCTCCTTCGAAATCGTCGATGGCGGCATGCTGAC from the Brevibacillus brevis genome contains:
- a CDS encoding Lin0512 family protein produces the protein MEKVMFIEIGMGIDMHGQNVTKAAVRAVQNAIHHNSMPGLRSVLPGNDIHNMKVNVRLAVPADKDKLDLETVRKALPYGEVSFEIVDGGMLTSSGVVIAEKEDKNDLAYIVIASVEVGY